Proteins from one Dysgonomonas sp. HDW5A genomic window:
- a CDS encoding 2-isopropylmalate synthase produces MDKLFIFDTTLRDGEQVPGCQLNTIEKIEVAKSLEALGVDVIEAGFPVSSPGDFNSVVEISKAVTWPTICALTRAVEKDIEVAAEALKYAKKKRIHTGIGTSDFHIKHKFNSTQDEIVERAIAAVKYAKRFVEDVEFYAEDAGRTDNAYLARVVQAVINAGATVVNIPDTTGYCLPTEYGAKIKYLIDHVDMKNAILSTHCHQDLGMATANSIMGVLNGARQVEVTINGIGERAGNTSLEEVVMAIKSHKELDIEMNINTQKIYPMSRMISSLMNMPVQPNKAIVGRNAFAHSSGIHQDGVLKNMSTYEIIDPKDVGIDDNAIVLTARSGRAALKNRLSILGIEVNDSELAEIYQRFLELADRKKDITDEDILILAGKETDKMHRIKLDYLQVTSGIGVRCIANVGIDIAGEKFEASASGNGPVDAAIKAVKQIIRRETIIQEFLIQAINKGSDDVGKVHMQVEHEGLNYYGFSANTDIVAASVEAFINAINKFVK; encoded by the coding sequence ATGGACAAATTATTTATTTTTGACACGACATTAAGAGATGGAGAGCAGGTTCCCGGTTGCCAGTTGAATACTATTGAAAAAATAGAAGTAGCCAAATCTCTCGAAGCTCTCGGTGTTGATGTTATAGAAGCTGGTTTTCCCGTATCAAGTCCCGGAGACTTCAATTCAGTAGTGGAAATTTCTAAAGCCGTTACATGGCCTACTATCTGTGCACTCACACGTGCCGTTGAAAAAGATATAGAAGTTGCTGCCGAAGCTCTCAAGTATGCCAAGAAAAAACGTATACATACAGGAATCGGAACTTCTGATTTCCATATAAAACATAAGTTTAACTCTACACAGGACGAAATTGTAGAACGTGCCATTGCTGCCGTAAAATATGCAAAACGCTTTGTAGAAGATGTTGAATTTTATGCAGAAGATGCAGGCAGAACCGATAATGCTTATTTGGCAAGAGTGGTACAAGCTGTTATCAATGCAGGAGCCACTGTAGTAAATATTCCTGATACAACAGGCTATTGTTTACCAACAGAATATGGTGCGAAAATTAAATACCTGATCGATCATGTAGACATGAAAAATGCCATCCTTTCGACACATTGTCACCAAGATCTAGGAATGGCAACAGCCAATTCTATTATGGGAGTATTGAATGGTGCACGTCAGGTTGAAGTTACGATTAATGGAATTGGCGAACGTGCAGGAAACACCTCTTTAGAAGAAGTTGTTATGGCAATAAAGAGTCATAAGGAATTGGATATCGAAATGAATATCAATACTCAAAAGATATATCCTATGAGTCGTATGATATCCAGTTTAATGAATATGCCTGTGCAGCCCAATAAAGCTATTGTAGGTAGAAATGCATTTGCACATTCATCGGGAATACATCAGGATGGAGTACTTAAAAATATGTCGACTTATGAAATTATCGACCCCAAAGATGTCGGTATAGATGATAATGCGATTGTACTTACTGCCCGTAGCGGACGTGCAGCTTTAAAGAATAGATTGAGTATTTTAGGAATTGAAGTTAATGATAGTGAATTAGCCGAAATATATCAGCGTTTTTTAGAACTTGCAGACCGAAAGAAAGATATTACGGATGAAGATATTCTGATTCTTGCCGGAAAAGAAACTGATAAAATGCATCGCATTAAGTTAGACTATCTGCAAGTAACATCAGGTATCGGAGTTCGCTGTATTGCTAACGTTGGCATTGATATTGCCGGTGAAAAATTCGAGGCATCAGCTTCAGGTAATGGACCTGTTGATGCAGCAATTAAAGCGGTAAAACAGATAATTCGTCGCGAAACTATTATACAGGAATTTTTAATTCAGGCTATCAATAAAGGAAGCGATGATGTAGGTAAGGTACATATGCAAGTAGAGCACGAAGGACTAAATTATTATGGTTTTTCAGCAAATACCGATATTGTAGCAGCATCTGTTGAAGCATTTATCAATGCAATTAATAAATTTGTAAAATAA
- a CDS encoding GAF domain-containing protein, giving the protein MAEKIDVLKDGSREEQYQNILPQIKALLEGESDTIANLANISAVLKEAFSFLWVGFYIVKGEQLVLGPFQGRIACTRINYGKGVCGTAWKENRTITVADVNTFAGHIACDSESRSEIVIPIQKQGKVVAVLDVDSEIEANFSEVDAKYLQEIVCILENIYS; this is encoded by the coding sequence ATGGCTGAAAAAATAGATGTATTAAAAGATGGTTCCAGAGAGGAGCAATATCAAAATATCCTACCTCAAATAAAAGCATTACTCGAAGGGGAGTCAGATACTATTGCCAATTTGGCTAATATATCGGCTGTTTTAAAAGAAGCTTTTAGTTTTCTCTGGGTGGGTTTTTACATAGTTAAAGGAGAGCAATTGGTATTAGGTCCTTTTCAGGGACGGATAGCTTGCACCCGCATAAATTATGGCAAAGGAGTATGCGGAACGGCATGGAAAGAGAATCGCACGATAACAGTTGCAGATGTTAATACTTTTGCCGGACATATTGCTTGTGATAGTGAATCACGTTCGGAAATTGTAATACCAATACAAAAACAAGGCAAGGTTGTAGCTGTACTTGACGTTGACAGTGAGATAGAAGCCAATTTTTCGGAAGTAGATGCTAAATATCTACAGGAAATAGTCTGTATCTTAGAAAATATATATTCTTAA
- a CDS encoding GH92 family glycosyl hydrolase → MRKTFLYLFLGCFSIVAAQTEPVDYVNPFIGTTNYGTTNPGAMCPQSFMSVTPFNVMGSDLNKRDKDTGWWSTPYSFDNKYFTGYAHVNLSGVGCPDMSSLLLMPTSGDLEVDYRKYGSEYKNETASPGYYSNLLTKYNIKTEVSATPRVGIARFTFPKGQANILLNLGEGLTNESGAMIRRVSPTEIEGTKLLGTFCYTASQAVFPIYFVMRVNKTPENTGYWKLQRPGEKWEREWNSDAGKYKLYTRYDKEIAGDDVGAYFTFDAKEGETIEVQMGVSFVSIENARLNLETEQPKADFDAVHKAARKSWNDDLSRIIVEGGTDDQKTVFYTGLYHALVHPNILQDVNGQYPAMESSEIKTTNENRYTVFSLWDTYRNVHQLMTLVYPERQIQMMHTMIDMYKEHGWLPKWELYGRETYTMEGDPSIPVIVDAWFKGLKDFDVNTAYEAMYKSATLPSKENLMRPDNDDYMKLGFVPLRGEFDNSVSHALEYYIADWNLARFAEALGKKEDAKLFYKRSLGYKHYYDKETGAFRPILPDGTFLTPFNPTQGMNFEPNPGFHEGSSWNYTFAVPHDIPGLAKIMGGDKAFVNKLQSVFDKGYFDVTNEPDINYPHFFSNFKGEEWRTQKLVKQLLNDHFTNSPGGLPGNDDTGTLSTWAVFNMMGFYPECPGRPDYTLVTPTFDKITIKLNPDYYKSDKVVIESVKPMDTANANYIGSLRIDGKEHNSFRITHDELTGAKEIRYLLKPIADK, encoded by the coding sequence ATGAGAAAAACATTCCTTTATTTATTTTTAGGTTGTTTCAGTATAGTTGCTGCTCAAACAGAACCGGTTGATTATGTCAATCCGTTCATCGGTACAACTAATTACGGAACAACAAACCCGGGAGCCATGTGCCCTCAAAGTTTTATGTCGGTGACCCCTTTTAATGTAATGGGCTCAGACTTAAATAAAAGAGATAAAGATACCGGATGGTGGTCTACACCATATAGTTTCGATAACAAATACTTTACAGGGTATGCTCATGTAAACCTCAGTGGGGTAGGTTGCCCCGATATGAGCAGCCTTTTATTGATGCCTACATCAGGCGATTTGGAAGTCGATTATCGAAAATACGGAAGTGAATATAAAAACGAAACTGCATCGCCCGGATATTACTCGAATTTACTGACAAAATATAATATCAAAACAGAGGTAAGTGCAACCCCACGTGTTGGAATTGCACGTTTTACTTTTCCCAAAGGGCAAGCTAATATATTATTAAATCTAGGAGAAGGGCTTACTAACGAATCGGGTGCTATGATTCGTAGAGTAAGTCCTACAGAAATAGAAGGAACTAAGCTTTTAGGTACATTCTGTTATACAGCTTCGCAAGCAGTATTTCCAATCTATTTTGTTATGAGGGTTAATAAGACGCCAGAAAATACAGGATATTGGAAATTACAGCGTCCCGGTGAAAAATGGGAACGTGAATGGAATTCCGATGCCGGAAAATACAAGTTGTATACAAGATATGACAAGGAAATCGCCGGGGATGATGTGGGTGCTTATTTTACTTTCGATGCAAAAGAAGGCGAAACTATCGAAGTTCAGATGGGTGTTTCTTTTGTTAGTATCGAAAATGCACGATTAAATTTGGAGACAGAGCAACCTAAAGCAGATTTTGACGCAGTGCATAAGGCTGCTCGTAAAAGCTGGAATGATGATCTTTCCCGAATAATAGTAGAGGGTGGAACTGATGATCAAAAAACAGTATTTTATACAGGGCTTTATCATGCACTGGTACATCCGAATATTCTGCAAGACGTAAACGGACAATATCCGGCTATGGAAAGTTCTGAAATTAAAACGACCAATGAGAATCGTTATACAGTATTTTCTCTTTGGGATACATATCGCAATGTACACCAATTGATGACACTGGTATATCCTGAGCGTCAGATTCAAATGATGCATACCATGATAGATATGTACAAAGAACACGGATGGTTACCTAAGTGGGAGTTGTACGGACGTGAGACTTATACAATGGAGGGTGACCCTTCGATCCCTGTTATTGTAGATGCTTGGTTTAAAGGATTGAAAGATTTTGATGTGAATACAGCTTATGAGGCAATGTATAAATCGGCAACCTTACCAAGTAAAGAAAATTTGATGCGTCCTGATAATGACGATTATATGAAGCTTGGTTTTGTTCCTTTGCGTGGCGAGTTTGATAACTCGGTATCTCATGCTTTGGAATACTACATTGCAGACTGGAACTTAGCTCGTTTTGCTGAAGCTTTAGGTAAAAAAGAGGACGCAAAACTATTTTATAAAAGATCGTTGGGCTATAAACATTATTACGATAAAGAAACGGGGGCATTCCGTCCGATATTACCCGATGGAACATTCTTAACGCCGTTTAATCCTACTCAGGGAATGAATTTCGAACCAAATCCCGGATTTCACGAGGGATCTTCTTGGAATTATACATTTGCTGTACCGCATGATATACCCGGATTAGCCAAGATTATGGGAGGCGACAAAGCTTTTGTCAATAAATTACAGTCGGTATTCGACAAAGGATATTTCGATGTTACTAATGAACCTGATATAAATTACCCTCATTTCTTTAGTAATTTTAAAGGAGAAGAGTGGAGAACTCAAAAATTGGTAAAACAACTGTTAAACGATCACTTCACCAATTCACCCGGAGGATTACCCGGAAATGATGATACAGGAACATTATCAACATGGGCTGTATTTAATATGATGGGTTTTTACCCCGAATGTCCGGGGCGACCTGATTATACTTTGGTAACACCTACGTTTGACAAAATAACGATCAAACTGAATCCTGACTATTATAAGTCCGATAAAGTAGTTATAGAATCCGTAAAACCAATGGATACAGCCAATGCAAATTATATCGGTAGCCTTCGAATTGATGGAAAAGAGCATAATAGCTTTAGAATTACTCATGATGAGTTAACCGGAGCTAAAGAAATAAGATATTTATTAAAACCAATAGCCGATAAATAA
- a CDS encoding SUMF1/EgtB/PvdO family nonheme iron enzyme, which translates to MMNRIILLFIAVSLHVGIYAQTEKNSVGIDLIQIPAGYFWMGSEGKGENYDEAPMHKVIISKPFKMGVTEVTNVQYEQFDPSHSKYRGRYGLSESDDDAVIYVNYHEAVEFCKWLSEKEGKTYRLPTEVEWEYACRAGTYSLFYTGDYLPDSFLKNQKLYRDPVAVSLQVGQTKPNNLGLYDMHGNVEEWCLDWYAPYSKNDNQTDPLGGKDGLFRVTRGGSHGTPTEYLRSANRIAMIPEDKHWLTGFRIVQAEYPSSNDYVDQISIPINMLNVNQSQHIWTKETKAIFKEPVRYVVAPDCKSGTPFYSHNHCPTITWCNNGDLLAVWFTAEQENGRGIEIIGSRLRKGQSEWEAASRFFKVPDRNMTGSALFNKGGDTLMYFNGVEAAGDWQNLAIVQRISTDNGATWSKPQIIASEHGKRNQVISGTIRTSKGWLIQAADATPEGEGGTAIHISKDGDKTWCDPNSGIPNNFTEGGTGSNIAGIHAGIVELKNGDLMALGRGDAIKNKEGLLRMPMSISTNMGQTWQYTASELPPIDGGQRLVLMRLNEGPLIVISFTHHPYRLKNNGEEGMTFIDSEGKEFIGYGAYAALSWDEGKTWPVKKLITDGKERLLYGQAWTGHFLMDKTHAEPRGYLAATQSPDNMIHLISSGIHYQFNLKWLIE; encoded by the coding sequence ATTATGAATAGAATCATCTTATTATTTATAGCTGTTTCTTTGCATGTCGGAATTTATGCACAAACCGAAAAGAATAGTGTAGGAATAGACCTGATTCAGATTCCTGCGGGTTATTTTTGGATGGGGTCCGAAGGTAAAGGTGAAAACTATGATGAAGCACCTATGCACAAAGTAATTATCAGTAAGCCTTTTAAAATGGGAGTAACTGAGGTGACAAATGTACAATACGAGCAGTTTGATCCATCGCATTCTAAATACAGGGGACGATATGGATTATCTGAAAGTGACGATGATGCTGTTATATATGTCAATTATCATGAGGCAGTAGAATTCTGTAAATGGCTATCCGAGAAAGAGGGTAAAACATACCGCTTACCAACAGAAGTAGAATGGGAATATGCGTGTCGTGCGGGTACTTATTCTCTCTTTTATACAGGTGATTACTTGCCGGACTCTTTCCTTAAAAACCAAAAATTATATCGTGATCCAGTAGCTGTTTCTTTACAAGTAGGCCAAACCAAACCCAATAATTTAGGTCTGTATGATATGCATGGAAATGTCGAGGAATGGTGTTTAGACTGGTATGCACCATATAGTAAAAACGACAATCAAACTGATCCATTGGGCGGAAAAGATGGTTTATTTAGAGTTACCCGTGGTGGAAGCCACGGCACACCCACTGAATACCTTCGATCGGCAAATCGCATAGCAATGATTCCCGAAGATAAGCATTGGCTTACAGGGTTTAGAATCGTGCAGGCCGAATATCCTAGTAGTAACGATTATGTCGATCAGATTTCAATACCAATCAATATGTTGAATGTAAATCAGAGTCAACATATTTGGACAAAAGAGACAAAGGCTATATTCAAAGAACCAGTAAGATACGTTGTTGCTCCCGATTGCAAATCAGGCACTCCATTTTATTCACATAACCATTGCCCGACTATAACATGGTGTAATAATGGTGACTTATTAGCTGTCTGGTTTACAGCAGAACAAGAAAACGGACGGGGAATAGAAATTATTGGAAGCAGATTACGAAAAGGACAAAGCGAATGGGAAGCTGCCTCGCGTTTTTTTAAAGTACCCGATCGTAATATGACAGGGTCAGCCTTATTTAATAAAGGAGGTGATACCCTGATGTACTTCAATGGGGTAGAAGCTGCCGGAGATTGGCAGAATCTGGCAATAGTTCAACGAATCAGTACTGATAATGGGGCAACTTGGAGCAAACCACAAATAATAGCTTCTGAACATGGCAAACGTAATCAGGTTATATCAGGCACTATCCGGACTTCTAAAGGATGGCTGATACAGGCTGCCGATGCAACTCCTGAGGGTGAGGGAGGTACGGCAATTCATATAAGTAAAGACGGTGATAAAACATGGTGTGATCCGAATAGTGGTATCCCGAATAATTTTACAGAAGGTGGAACAGGCAGTAATATTGCAGGTATACATGCCGGAATAGTAGAGTTGAAAAATGGTGATCTTATGGCTTTAGGACGTGGTGATGCTATCAAAAACAAAGAAGGATTGCTTCGTATGCCTATGAGTATTTCAACCAATATGGGGCAAACTTGGCAATACACCGCATCAGAATTACCTCCAATAGATGGAGGACAGCGTTTGGTATTAATGAGGCTAAATGAAGGTCCACTAATCGTGATATCTTTTACCCATCATCCATATCGTTTAAAAAACAATGGCGAAGAAGGCATGACATTTATTGATTCTGAAGGTAAAGAGTTTATCGGATACGGGGCTTATGCTGCATTATCTTGGGATGAAGGTAAAACATGGCCTGTAAAGAAACTAATTACAGACGGAAAAGAACGATTATTATATGGGCAAGCATGGACCGGACATTTCTTAATGGACAAAACTCATGCTGAACCTCGTGGCTATCTTGCTGCGACACAGTCTCCTGATAATATGATACATCTGATAAGTAGTGGGATACATTATCAGTTTAACCTAAAGTGGCTTATTGAATAA
- a CDS encoding uracil-DNA glycosylase family protein — translation MKDIEYHPLPFFLPADTQLIMLGSFPPKQERWSMNFFYPNFQNDMWRIFGLIFFQNKDHFLLADRKAFNEESIREFLSYKKIGIGDTARAVIRHKDNASDNFLEVVEVTDLGAILHQVSTCRAIVTTGQKATDTLISFVQTTEPKIGDFSSFEFQGRPMRLYRMPSSSRAYPKSLAGKAEIYQSMFEQLGML, via the coding sequence ATGAAAGATATAGAATATCACCCTTTACCTTTTTTCTTGCCCGCTGATACTCAGTTAATCATGTTGGGAAGCTTTCCGCCTAAACAAGAACGCTGGTCGATGAACTTCTTCTATCCCAATTTCCAGAATGACATGTGGAGAATATTCGGATTGATTTTTTTTCAGAATAAAGATCATTTTTTACTTGCTGACAGAAAAGCTTTTAATGAAGAAAGTATAAGAGAGTTTCTCTCCTATAAAAAAATAGGCATAGGAGATACAGCAAGAGCAGTAATAAGACACAAAGATAATGCATCGGATAATTTTCTGGAAGTAGTAGAAGTAACCGATTTAGGTGCTATTCTGCATCAAGTATCAACATGCAGGGCTATTGTTACGACCGGACAAAAAGCTACCGATACATTAATCTCTTTTGTTCAGACTACCGAACCTAAAATCGGAGACTTTTCATCTTTCGAATTTCAAGGAAGACCAATGCGTTTATATCGTATGCCGTCATCATCAAGAGCCTATCCAAAATCGTTAGCAGGAAAAGCCGAAATATACCAAAGTATGTTTGAGCAGTTGGGAATGCTTTGA
- the leuD gene encoding 3-isopropylmalate dehydratase small subunit encodes MEKFQTLTSTYVPLPIENVDTDQIIPARFLKATTKEGFGDNLFADWRYDKEGKPKADFVLNNLTYSGEILVAGKNFGSGSSREHAAWAIVGYGFKAVVSSFFADIFKNNSLNNGLLPVIVSSEFLAEIFDSVNKDPKATLTINLEKQTITNNATGKSESFEINPYKKECLLKGLDDIDYLLSKKALIEEYEKDQIL; translated from the coding sequence ATGGAAAAGTTTCAAACATTAACATCAACATATGTTCCACTACCCATTGAGAATGTGGACACAGATCAAATTATACCTGCCCGTTTCTTAAAAGCTACAACAAAAGAAGGCTTTGGAGACAATTTATTTGCTGACTGGCGTTATGACAAAGAAGGAAAACCTAAAGCTGACTTTGTATTGAATAACCTAACATACAGTGGTGAAATTTTGGTAGCAGGAAAAAACTTCGGTAGCGGCTCTAGTCGTGAGCATGCTGCATGGGCTATCGTGGGATATGGATTTAAAGCTGTAGTATCTAGTTTTTTTGCTGATATTTTTAAAAATAATTCATTGAATAACGGTCTATTGCCTGTTATTGTTAGCTCTGAATTTTTAGCTGAAATATTTGACAGTGTAAATAAAGATCCTAAAGCAACTCTAACAATCAATCTGGAAAAACAGACGATAACCAATAATGCTACAGGAAAATCAGAATCTTTTGAAATAAACCCTTATAAAAAAGAGTGTTTACTTAAAGGCTTAGATGATATTGATTATCTACTATCAAAAAAAGCCCTTATAGAAGAATACGAAAAAGATCAGATATTATAA
- a CDS encoding acyltransferase has protein sequence METKKYEYIDSLRGIAVLMVLMVHVGNFFKISTTEYFPDLLFGILYNGRIGVQLFFIISSFTLMFSFERRAGEKNGTSNFYIRRFFRIAPMYYLAILVITAYYIHLDAQNWDTLTTPWYISNFLFLNTLNPYWIKTIVPGGWSISVEFLFYIIFPFIASRIKNINMSAVALFTSLIVATLFMYIVKDRFVFFQLDFHQISFYYQLPVFFIGIFAYWLTKESYTKINNKTWLLLIIALFLFTYMGVPYYLFYTIIFCIAIFVLQKKPYKILCNKWLSKVGQVSFSMYIVHFFLIIMMNSFGIGRIIPVTNLFTSIINYILLYILVSVLTYTISYFSYKFIEVPGQNLGKKLIKKRSTNNISA, from the coding sequence GTGGAAACTAAAAAATACGAATACATAGATAGTTTACGAGGAATTGCCGTATTAATGGTTTTAATGGTACATGTTGGTAATTTCTTCAAGATTTCAACAACCGAATATTTTCCTGATTTACTATTTGGGATTCTATATAATGGGAGAATTGGCGTTCAATTATTTTTCATAATCAGTTCTTTTACTCTAATGTTTTCTTTTGAGAGAAGAGCTGGTGAAAAGAACGGAACATCAAATTTTTATATCAGGCGTTTTTTCAGAATAGCTCCCATGTATTATTTGGCTATATTAGTTATAACAGCATATTACATTCACTTAGATGCACAAAACTGGGATACTTTAACAACACCGTGGTACATAAGTAATTTCTTATTCTTAAATACACTTAATCCTTATTGGATCAAAACTATAGTACCCGGAGGATGGTCTATTTCGGTAGAGTTTTTATTTTACATTATATTTCCATTTATCGCATCACGGATCAAGAATATAAATATGTCAGCGGTTGCCCTGTTTACCAGTCTGATAGTTGCAACACTGTTTATGTATATTGTTAAGGATAGGTTTGTATTTTTCCAATTAGATTTTCATCAGATAAGCTTCTATTACCAATTACCTGTATTCTTTATCGGAATATTTGCTTATTGGTTAACTAAAGAGAGTTATACTAAGATAAATAACAAGACATGGTTACTACTCATAATAGCATTGTTTCTATTTACTTATATGGGAGTACCCTATTATTTATTTTACACAATCATATTTTGTATCGCTATTTTCGTATTGCAAAAGAAACCATACAAAATACTTTGTAATAAATGGTTGTCTAAAGTCGGTCAAGTGAGTTTTAGTATGTATATTGTGCATTTCTTTCTTATTATAATGATGAATAGCTTTGGAATAGGACGTATTATACCTGTTACCAATTTATTTACGTCCATAATAAACTATATCCTTTTATATATTTTAGTTTCCGTTTTAACTTATACAATTTCTTATTTCTCATATAAATTTATAGAAGTTCCCGGACAAAATCTAGGAAAAAAACTAATCAAAAAAAGATCAACAAATAATATTTCAGCATGA
- the leuC gene encoding 3-isopropylmalate dehydratase large subunit gives MKTLFDKIWDAHTVSTVEDGPTQLYIDRHFCHEVTSPQAFNGLRTRGLTVLRPDKTTLTADHNTPTINQDQPVKDPISRNQLDTLSKNAAEFGLTLYALGNKKNGVVHIIGPENGYTQPGMTIVCGDSHTSTHGAFGSIAFGIGTSEVEMVLATQCILQSRPKTMRITFNGKLNKDVTAKDLALYMIAKLTTGGATGYFVEYAGEAIRNMSMEERMTLCNLSIEMGARGGLIAPDETTFAYVKGREFAPKGEAWDKALAYWKTLKTDEGAKFDKELVYDAADIQPMITYGTNPGMGMAVNDTIPTLDEIDEAGRISFQKSMDYMGFKPGEKLEGKPIDYVFLGSCTNGRIEDFRAFTNFIKGKKKAENVIAWLVPGSWMVEQQIREEGLYDILIEAGFALRQPGCSACLAMNDDKVPAGKYAISTSNRNFEGRQGPGARTILAGPLVAAAAAITGKITDPRTF, from the coding sequence ATGAAAACATTATTCGACAAAATTTGGGATGCCCACACAGTATCAACCGTAGAAGACGGCCCCACTCAATTGTATATTGACAGACATTTCTGCCATGAGGTAACAAGCCCGCAAGCTTTTAATGGATTAAGAACCAGAGGACTTACAGTGCTCCGTCCTGACAAAACAACTTTAACAGCAGACCACAATACCCCAACAATTAATCAAGACCAACCGGTTAAAGATCCGATTTCAAGAAATCAGCTGGATACGTTGTCTAAAAACGCTGCTGAATTTGGATTGACATTATATGCTTTGGGAAATAAAAAGAATGGTGTTGTTCATATCATCGGGCCGGAAAACGGTTATACTCAACCGGGGATGACTATCGTTTGTGGAGACAGTCATACTTCTACACACGGAGCTTTTGGTTCAATTGCTTTTGGTATCGGCACTTCCGAAGTTGAAATGGTACTTGCCACTCAGTGTATATTACAAAGTCGTCCTAAAACGATGCGTATCACCTTTAATGGCAAATTAAATAAAGACGTTACAGCTAAAGACTTAGCTCTTTATATGATTGCTAAACTTACTACAGGTGGAGCTACCGGCTATTTTGTTGAGTATGCAGGAGAAGCTATTCGCAATATGTCGATGGAAGAAAGAATGACCCTTTGTAACTTAAGTATCGAAATGGGTGCTCGTGGAGGATTAATTGCTCCGGACGAGACTACCTTTGCTTATGTAAAAGGTCGTGAATTTGCACCTAAAGGAGAAGCTTGGGATAAAGCTTTAGCGTATTGGAAAACATTGAAAACAGATGAAGGTGCAAAATTCGATAAAGAATTAGTATACGATGCGGCTGATATTCAACCAATGATTACCTACGGAACCAATCCGGGTATGGGGATGGCTGTAAATGACACTATTCCTACATTAGATGAAATAGACGAAGCAGGTCGTATCTCGTTCCAGAAATCAATGGATTATATGGGTTTCAAACCGGGAGAGAAATTGGAAGGGAAACCAATTGACTACGTATTTTTAGGTAGCTGTACGAATGGTCGTATCGAAGATTTCCGTGCATTTACTAATTTTATTAAAGGAAAGAAAAAAGCCGAAAATGTTATAGCTTGGCTTGTTCCCGGAAGTTGGATGGTTGAACAACAAATACGTGAAGAAGGTTTATACGACATTCTTATTGAAGCAGGTTTTGCTTTGCGTCAACCCGGATGCTCGGCTTGTCTGGCCATGAACGATGATAAAGTTCCCGCAGGCAAATATGCAATTTCAACATCAAACCGTAACTTCGAAGGTCGCCAAGGTCCCGGAGCACGTACTATTTTGGCTGGTCCATTAGTTGCGGCAGCAGCAGCAATTACAGGGAAGATAACAGACCCAAGAACGTTTTAA